Proteins from a genomic interval of Flammeovirgaceae bacterium SG7u.111:
- a CDS encoding SdiA-regulated domain-containing protein: protein MNTKRSQILLFYLFAYSLFLSSCDNFNQRKYVKVDDPTFPYSLWTESETYQLNDELSEISGIHYMEDGLMACIEDENGLIYFYDLNSKSVVKKVKFAKSGDYEDIEIIDSVAYVIRSDGKLYEITNYLSDKPQVKKYDTPLNSKNDVEGMCYDKENNRLLLACKNDAGIEQELPGQRAVYSFNLDKMKLSKKPVFTVFLADLSEKAKTKVDFAPSGIEIHPISNEIYLISTVGKLMLILNKSGKFIKAKRFGVNNKFNQPEGITFSKSGTMFISNEARISQANILRFDPIPADISSN, encoded by the coding sequence ATGAATACGAAAAGAAGCCAAATATTACTTTTTTACCTTTTCGCCTACAGCTTGTTTCTCAGCTCATGCGACAATTTTAACCAAAGGAAATATGTAAAAGTTGATGACCCAACCTTTCCTTATAGCTTATGGACCGAGTCGGAAACCTATCAACTTAACGATGAGCTTTCAGAAATTTCTGGCATCCATTATATGGAAGATGGCCTTATGGCATGCATAGAGGACGAAAATGGCCTTATCTATTTCTATGACCTAAACTCCAAGTCTGTGGTAAAGAAAGTGAAATTTGCCAAATCTGGAGATTACGAAGATATAGAAATAATTGACTCCGTAGCTTATGTAATTAGGAGCGATGGCAAGCTTTACGAGATAACCAATTATTTATCTGACAAACCGCAAGTCAAAAAATATGACACGCCGCTCAATAGCAAAAATGACGTAGAGGGCATGTGCTACGACAAGGAAAACAACAGGCTGCTCCTTGCCTGCAAAAACGACGCAGGAATAGAACAAGAACTGCCAGGGCAAAGAGCGGTATATAGTTTCAACCTCGATAAAATGAAGCTGAGCAAAAAACCTGTATTCACGGTTTTCTTGGCCGACCTTTCAGAAAAGGCGAAAACTAAAGTAGATTTTGCGCCTTCTGGCATTGAAATCCACCCCATTTCCAATGAAATTTACTTGATATCTACCGTAGGCAAGTTGATGTTGATTTTAAACAAGTCGGGAAAGTTCATCAAAGCCAAAAGGTTTGGGGTTAACAATAAATTTAACCAGCCTGAAGGCATCACCTTCTCAAAATCTGGCACCATGTTCATTTCCAATGAAGCAAGAATATCTCAGGCAAACATCTTGAGATTTGATCCAATACCAGCTGATATTTCTTCTAACTAA
- a CDS encoding M3 family metallopeptidase, translating into MELLGHTNYAVWRLQDCMAKTPENATGLMEAVWPATIARVAEEVADMQAVADKNGDKITIEPWDYRFYAEKVRKAKYDLDSDEVKQYLQLDKLTEAMLWVAGELFNYTFTPVPEGSVPVFHEDVKVWEVTNKDSGESIGLCRMRGKASVRERGQLPTEATLLSMAKPTYWLLTTLTL; encoded by the coding sequence GTGGAGCTTCTGGGGCATACCAACTATGCGGTATGGCGCTTGCAAGATTGCATGGCAAAGACACCTGAAAATGCGACGGGATTGATGGAAGCGGTGTGGCCAGCAACCATTGCCCGAGTAGCCGAAGAGGTTGCCGATATGCAAGCCGTTGCGGATAAAAATGGGGACAAGATTACCATTGAGCCTTGGGATTACCGCTTCTATGCAGAGAAAGTACGAAAAGCAAAATACGACCTTGATTCCGATGAGGTGAAGCAATACCTCCAGCTAGACAAACTGACGGAAGCGATGCTCTGGGTAGCAGGCGAGTTGTTCAACTATACCTTCACACCTGTTCCAGAAGGCTCTGTACCTGTCTTCCATGAAGATGTGAAGGTATGGGAGGTTACCAACAAAGATTCGGGCGAGAGCATCGGGCTTTGCCGTATGCGAGGCAAGGCAAGCGTTCGGGAGCGTGGGCAACTACCTACCGAAGCCACACTACTTTCGATGGCAAAACCAACGTACTGGCTTCTAACAACTCTAACTTTGTGA
- a CDS encoding BamA/TamA family outer membrane protein, with protein sequence MRNIYLLTLIFILGGFKSSFSQYYNPNQSQWQERKVSDTLQLSHQVFLIGDAGKPQTDGNDPVLNLLKSKIRAAGKNSTTIFLGDNIYPLGMPAPDHPSRKQSEERLSAQLEILKEYEGMGIVVPGNHDWSQSGKNGYANILYQQEFIEKVLGLSVFSPTDGCPGPVEIPLGEDIVLIIYDSQWWIHQHDKPEGEESTCEIKSEEEFLIAMDDAINRNYDKKIIVAAHHPLYSNGLHGGHAPGKYHLFPLTDIKKNLYIPLPILGTGYVFYRTVLGNIQDIPHPNYKLLRKSLESIFEQHPDLIYVAGHDHSLQLIKKPSANYIISGAGSKETFVKHKDKADFAYAKKGFSVINFYNNGETWVDFITTEEPAGKLVFRKQLIGPTPPKPPSIFDGEIDISEINVDAKATEHLNAGSFKKLWLGENYRKEWHEPLQNVPLFDIGTERGGLVIKKRGGGQQTKSLRLEAKNEKQYVLRSIEKFPEKAVPLSLRGTIAADVVEDQISGSHPYGAFVIPKLADAMGVYHTNPKIVYLPDDPRLTIYRKDFGGALYLYEERPDDDWSDAGFFGNSKKIVSTPDVLEKTREDNDDLVDQMHVLKSRLFDMWIGDWDRHDDQWRWARFKDEKNDTKIYRPIPRDRDQAFFNAEGILISVANRKWGLRKFQGFKHEIRDPEGYGFNARYFDRSFLTEPTLDDWLETSNKLQSVMTNELIEEAIKEFPPEIYRYSGEEIISKLKSRRDHMDEYAETLYRSISREVNVTGSDKHELFEVNRINDTDTEVKVWKVKKDDHEKKNLIYDRVFKRGETKEIRLYGFGGEDIFNIKGNVNKGIKIRVIGGEDHDMVSDSSQVKGSKKTLVYDTFEGSTLYKTKEVKDLRSKKPSVNSYNRKEFQYNLLAPIATAKYNPADGIFFGPGALIIRHGFRKEPYKSKHTILTDFSPKTQSFEFTYKGEFIDALKGMDYLIDFSLRDPSWVDYFYGSGNETENIRSEEGTEYYRVRYDHLRIVQGLRKRYKGKVHEFGGFLGIQHIHVQEEQNEKRFLVDYLSGPDSVDLFGNDNTFAGLNLTYQLDLRDNEISPTKGILFDISAWGVSGLSDTDFEEISYTRYNGNFSFYISTPQKRFKTTFASRMGGGININNYQEVYQSQTLGGLRNLRGYRRQRFAGEKSLYFNNEIRSQLLNLKTYILPFQFGILGFYDIGRVWVKNDPSTATGKSSKWHKGYGLGVWIEPMDAVVLSVDFSNSEEEHWYPFLRLGFLF encoded by the coding sequence ATGAGGAATATTTACCTACTTACACTCATTTTTATCTTGGGAGGATTTAAGTCCTCGTTTTCCCAATACTATAACCCTAACCAAAGCCAATGGCAAGAAAGAAAAGTGAGCGATACACTTCAGCTTTCACACCAAGTATTTCTCATTGGCGATGCCGGCAAGCCCCAAACAGATGGCAATGACCCTGTACTCAACTTATTGAAAAGCAAGATACGAGCTGCGGGAAAAAACAGCACGACCATTTTCCTAGGCGATAACATTTATCCTCTTGGCATGCCGGCACCCGACCACCCTAGCCGCAAGCAATCTGAAGAAAGGCTCAGCGCCCAGCTTGAAATCTTAAAAGAATACGAAGGGATGGGAATAGTAGTCCCTGGCAACCACGATTGGTCGCAAAGCGGAAAAAATGGCTACGCAAATATTCTCTACCAACAAGAGTTCATAGAAAAAGTACTGGGGCTTTCGGTTTTCTCACCTACCGACGGCTGCCCTGGTCCTGTGGAAATCCCTCTCGGTGAAGATATCGTCTTAATCATCTACGATTCGCAATGGTGGATTCACCAGCACGACAAACCTGAAGGAGAGGAATCTACCTGTGAGATAAAATCTGAGGAAGAATTCCTAATAGCGATGGACGATGCCATCAACCGTAATTACGATAAAAAAATAATTGTGGCGGCGCACCACCCTCTGTACAGCAATGGATTACATGGCGGCCATGCACCAGGCAAGTATCACCTTTTCCCGCTCACCGATATTAAGAAAAACCTTTATATCCCATTGCCCATTTTGGGGACGGGTTATGTGTTTTACAGAACAGTTCTCGGAAATATCCAAGACATCCCCCACCCTAATTATAAGCTGCTGAGGAAAAGCTTAGAAAGCATTTTCGAGCAACACCCTGACCTCATCTATGTGGCAGGACACGACCACTCGCTCCAGCTTATCAAAAAACCTTCGGCTAATTATATAATAAGCGGTGCTGGAAGCAAAGAAACATTCGTAAAACATAAAGACAAAGCCGATTTTGCCTATGCAAAAAAGGGATTTTCGGTTATAAACTTTTATAACAACGGTGAAACTTGGGTCGATTTTATCACCACAGAAGAGCCCGCAGGAAAATTGGTTTTCCGCAAACAACTGATTGGTCCAACGCCGCCCAAACCTCCTTCTATTTTCGATGGGGAAATTGATATTTCGGAGATAAATGTGGATGCCAAGGCTACCGAACACCTCAATGCTGGCTCTTTTAAAAAACTGTGGCTAGGGGAAAACTACCGAAAGGAATGGCACGAGCCTTTGCAAAATGTCCCTCTTTTTGATATTGGAACCGAAAGAGGCGGGCTTGTCATAAAAAAACGAGGCGGTGGGCAACAGACCAAATCCTTGCGCCTTGAAGCAAAAAATGAAAAACAATACGTGCTCCGGTCCATTGAGAAGTTTCCTGAAAAAGCTGTTCCACTTAGTTTGCGTGGGACAATTGCCGCCGATGTGGTAGAAGATCAAATCTCCGGCTCGCATCCTTACGGAGCTTTCGTGATCCCAAAACTAGCCGATGCCATGGGTGTTTACCACACCAACCCTAAAATAGTTTATCTGCCAGACGACCCTCGCCTAACCATTTATCGCAAAGATTTCGGCGGTGCGCTTTACCTCTACGAAGAACGACCAGATGACGACTGGAGCGATGCAGGTTTCTTTGGAAACTCAAAAAAGATTGTAAGCACGCCAGATGTCCTAGAAAAAACTAGGGAAGACAACGATGACCTTGTCGACCAAATGCATGTGTTGAAATCGAGGCTGTTTGATATGTGGATAGGCGACTGGGACAGGCACGATGACCAATGGCGCTGGGCGAGGTTCAAAGACGAGAAAAACGACACGAAAATTTACCGACCCATCCCACGCGACCGAGATCAAGCTTTTTTCAATGCGGAAGGGATTTTGATTTCTGTTGCCAACCGCAAGTGGGGCCTAAGGAAGTTCCAAGGGTTCAAACATGAAATTCGCGACCCAGAGGGCTATGGGTTCAATGCGAGGTACTTCGACCGTTCCTTCCTCACCGAACCTACGCTGGACGATTGGCTGGAAACATCTAACAAACTCCAATCGGTAATGACCAATGAGCTGATAGAAGAGGCGATCAAAGAATTTCCACCAGAAATTTATAGGTACAGTGGCGAAGAAATTATTTCCAAGCTAAAGTCCAGAAGAGATCATATGGATGAATACGCCGAGACACTTTACCGCTCAATTTCAAGAGAAGTAAATGTGACTGGAAGTGATAAACATGAGCTTTTTGAAGTCAACCGCATAAACGACACCGATACGGAGGTAAAAGTTTGGAAGGTAAAAAAAGACGACCACGAAAAGAAAAACCTGATCTACGATAGAGTTTTCAAAAGAGGAGAAACGAAAGAAATAAGGCTGTATGGTTTCGGTGGAGAAGACATTTTCAACATAAAAGGAAATGTTAACAAAGGCATCAAAATCAGAGTAATAGGCGGTGAAGACCATGATATGGTTTCAGACAGCTCGCAGGTAAAAGGGAGTAAAAAAACATTGGTTTACGACACCTTTGAAGGAAGCACCTTGTACAAAACCAAAGAAGTAAAAGATCTGAGATCCAAAAAACCAAGTGTAAATTCCTATAACAGAAAGGAGTTTCAGTACAACCTCTTAGCTCCGATAGCCACTGCAAAATATAACCCAGCTGATGGTATTTTCTTCGGGCCTGGCGCATTGATAATTCGACATGGATTTAGAAAAGAACCTTATAAATCAAAGCACACAATCCTTACCGATTTCTCACCTAAAACCCAGTCTTTTGAGTTTACCTACAAGGGAGAGTTCATCGATGCGCTGAAGGGAATGGACTACCTGATAGATTTTAGCCTCCGTGATCCAAGCTGGGTAGACTATTTTTATGGTTCTGGAAATGAAACTGAAAATATCCGTAGCGAAGAAGGTACCGAATATTACCGAGTAAGATACGATCACCTGCGTATTGTCCAAGGGTTGAGAAAACGTTACAAGGGCAAAGTCCATGAATTTGGAGGCTTTTTAGGTATTCAGCATATTCATGTACAAGAAGAACAGAATGAAAAAAGGTTTTTAGTCGATTACTTATCTGGACCAGATTCTGTAGACCTTTTTGGAAATGACAACACATTTGCAGGGCTCAACCTTACCTACCAGCTGGACTTAAGAGATAATGAAATATCCCCGACCAAAGGGATACTATTCGACATAAGCGCATGGGGCGTTTCTGGACTAAGCGACACAGACTTTGAGGAAATTTCCTATACCCGTTACAATGGGAATTTCTCTTTCTACATAAGCACTCCCCAGAAGAGGTTCAAAACAACTTTTGCAAGCCGAATGGGTGGAGGAATAAACATAAACAACTACCAAGAAGTATATCAATCGCAAACGTTGGGAGGGCTTAGAAACCTACGAGGCTACAGAAGGCAGCGTTTTGCAGGCGAAAAGTCCCTTTATTTCAACAATGAAATACGGTCACAATTACTAAACCTCAAAACGTATATATTACCCTTTCAATTTGGTATCTTAGGGTTTTACGATATTGGAAGAGTGTGGGTAAAAAATGATCCATCAACAGCAACAGGAAAATCATCTAAATGGCACAAAGGTTATGGTTTAGGAGTTTGGATCGAACCTATGGATGCAGTAGTGCTCTCCGTCGATTTTTCGAATTCTGAAGAAGAGCATTGGTATCCGTTCCTGAGACTTGGCTTTTTGTTTTAA
- a CDS encoding DUF1772 domain-containing protein — MGISIKSITLFSAVLFTGLSAGLFYAWAVSVIPGTKKVIDMTYLETMQSINRAILNPAFFLSFFGSLLLLTISSIQQYQTGLTFWIMLAATLTYLVGTFGVTAFGNIPLNNTLDALALNKLNINQLTEFRTNYEVKWNKLHMIRTAFSILSFSLSLIAVFSHSKNL, encoded by the coding sequence ATGGGAATCTCTATCAAATCAATCACTCTGTTCAGTGCCGTTTTGTTTACAGGTCTTTCGGCGGGGCTATTTTATGCTTGGGCTGTCTCTGTTATTCCGGGCACAAAAAAGGTCATAGATATGACGTATTTGGAAACGATGCAGTCGATTAACCGAGCAATTTTAAACCCGGCATTTTTCCTTAGTTTCTTTGGAAGCTTATTACTCTTAACAATTAGTAGCATCCAGCAATATCAAACTGGTCTTACTTTTTGGATCATGCTAGCTGCTACGCTCACTTACTTGGTTGGCACATTTGGGGTCACAGCCTTTGGCAATATCCCCCTCAATAATACATTAGATGCACTTGCACTCAACAAGCTAAACATCAATCAGCTTACCGAATTTAGGACTAACTACGAAGTCAAATGGAATAAGCTACACATGATCAGAACCGCTTTTTCGATTCTCTCATTTTCACTCTCACTTATAGCGGTATTCTCTCATTCAAAAAATCTTTAA
- a CDS encoding AraC family transcriptional regulator translates to MTRDIIDINDFTVMVETANSEVEIVDSCFFEEPVIGVAFYGAGNVDLTVKYDDKQKEFKHTKGLALSFYADEKVEFMHTVSASKPLECILIATRANKLETLPNLEGELFGEMLHQLVHPKNHFVQGPNFFMSPEMHSIIEQLFHSKYEGKAKIMFFKSQVTSLLAHFFGQLSLFSEETIPADERERLQQAKEILSTNLEAPPSLSELSKLIGLNTFKLKKNFKELFGVPVFKYLQNERLTTAYDLIRNQKMTIQEAAWHVGYDSLSSFSNAFAKKFGFRPSEIKG, encoded by the coding sequence ATGACAAGAGACATCATAGATATCAACGATTTTACCGTGATGGTGGAAACTGCCAATTCGGAAGTGGAAATAGTTGATTCCTGCTTTTTTGAAGAGCCTGTTATCGGGGTTGCTTTCTATGGTGCCGGCAATGTTGATCTCACCGTTAAGTATGATGACAAGCAAAAAGAATTCAAGCACACAAAAGGCTTGGCGTTGTCTTTTTATGCCGATGAAAAGGTGGAGTTTATGCACACCGTCTCTGCATCTAAACCACTTGAATGTATCTTAATAGCTACAAGAGCCAACAAGCTGGAAACTTTGCCCAACCTAGAGGGGGAATTGTTTGGGGAAATGCTTCATCAATTGGTTCATCCTAAAAACCATTTTGTACAAGGACCTAATTTTTTCATGAGCCCTGAGATGCATTCTATCATAGAGCAGTTGTTTCATAGTAAGTACGAGGGAAAGGCTAAAATCATGTTTTTTAAGAGTCAAGTAACTTCCTTGCTTGCGCATTTCTTCGGTCAGCTTTCTTTATTTTCAGAAGAAACTATTCCTGCCGATGAAAGGGAGAGGCTGCAACAGGCAAAAGAAATCCTTTCCACAAATCTGGAAGCCCCTCCTTCCCTATCGGAGCTTTCCAAGCTAATAGGTTTGAACACCTTTAAGCTAAAAAAGAACTTCAAAGAATTATTCGGCGTCCCCGTGTTCAAATACCTGCAAAACGAACGGCTAACAACTGCCTACGACCTTATTCGAAACCAAAAAATGACGATTCAAGAAGCTGCCTGGCACGTAGGCTACGATAGCCTAAGCTCTTTTTCCAATGCCTTCGCCAAAAAATTTGGCTTCCGCCCAAGTGAGATAAAGGGGTGA
- a CDS encoding ion transporter has protein sequence MPKKKEINKSLKYRLERFITLLILMNITMIVLESFDDWYDDYHMYFNAFDVFSVMVFSVEYLVRLRMAWVKGAKGKKIKSLFKFVISPLGLVDFLAILPFYLPLIIHADLRFLRTLRLFRLLRIFKLKRYSKSFNLVLEVFKDKKEDLGVTMFVTLIMLLFSSILMYYVEHDAQPKAFPNIPESLWWAVATLTTVGYGDVYPITPFGKLMSGIIALLGIGIVALPTGILSSAFVDKMRKDELRELEDEDNAAPKKIKYCPHCGEKLGEHVHD, from the coding sequence ATGCCCAAAAAGAAGGAGATAAATAAAAGCCTTAAATATAGATTGGAGCGGTTTATTACGCTTCTTATTTTAATGAATATTACGATGATTGTACTCGAATCGTTTGACGATTGGTACGATGATTATCATATGTATTTCAATGCATTTGACGTGTTTTCTGTCATGGTTTTTTCAGTCGAGTACCTTGTGAGATTGCGCATGGCTTGGGTGAAAGGGGCGAAGGGAAAGAAAATAAAGTCTCTTTTCAAATTTGTAATTTCCCCTTTAGGGTTAGTAGATTTCTTGGCCATCCTTCCATTTTATCTTCCTCTTATTATTCATGCCGACCTCCGGTTTCTCCGGACGCTTAGGCTTTTTAGGTTGTTGCGAATCTTTAAGCTCAAGAGGTATTCCAAGTCCTTCAATTTGGTATTGGAAGTGTTCAAAGATAAAAAGGAAGACCTCGGCGTTACGATGTTTGTAACGTTGATCATGCTCCTTTTTTCCTCTATATTGATGTATTATGTAGAGCACGATGCTCAGCCCAAAGCCTTTCCCAATATTCCCGAATCGCTTTGGTGGGCGGTTGCCACGCTCACTACGGTAGGCTATGGGGATGTGTATCCCATCACACCCTTTGGAAAGCTCATGAGCGGGATTATCGCCTTGCTTGGGATAGGGATTGTCGCTTTGCCAACGGGTATCCTCAGTTCGGCTTTTGTAGATAAAATGCGTAAAGACGAGCTGAGGGAACTGGAAGATGAAGACAATGCAGCTCCTAAAAAAATTAAGTACTGCCCCCATTGCGGTGAAAAGCTAGGGGAGCATGTACATGATTGA
- a CDS encoding sigma-70 family RNA polymerase sigma factor, translating to MLVVEKPKTPTTREDQLTEWYTEVFPSVCSYLHKRGGDLEEAKELFQEALILYYEKRVDNTFQPEVSDKAYLVGIVKNLWLKSHEKKKAIIGLENIEWEGEEEAKPLTEKLLLFLRQSGQKCMDLLQSFYYERLNMKDVATRFGYSSERSATVQKFKCLEKVRDNVKQKSLSYEDFID from the coding sequence ATGCTTGTAGTAGAAAAACCTAAAACCCCAACAACAAGAGAAGACCAACTTACCGAGTGGTATACCGAGGTGTTTCCATCGGTTTGCTCGTACCTCCATAAAAGGGGTGGAGATTTGGAAGAAGCCAAAGAGCTCTTCCAAGAGGCGCTTATTCTATATTATGAAAAGAGAGTGGACAACACTTTTCAGCCTGAAGTAAGCGATAAAGCTTATTTAGTAGGGATTGTAAAGAACCTTTGGCTAAAAAGCCATGAGAAAAAAAAGGCGATAATTGGGCTTGAGAATATAGAATGGGAAGGTGAGGAGGAGGCAAAACCATTGACAGAAAAGTTGCTCTTGTTCCTCAGGCAATCGGGGCAAAAATGCATGGATTTATTGCAGTCTTTCTATTATGAAAGGCTAAATATGAAAGATGTCGCCACCCGATTTGGGTATAGCAGCGAACGATCAGCTACCGTACAAAAATTCAAATGCCTGGAAAAGGTGCGCGATAATGTAAAACAAAAATCATTGAGCTATGAAGACTTCATTGACTGA
- a CDS encoding ATP-dependent Clp protease proteolytic subunit yields the protein MIHSQVIPMVIDQTSRGERSYDIFSLLLKERIIFLGTAIDDQVANLIVAQLLYLNSQDQKRQIDMYIHCPGGSVYAGLAIYDAMQMITAPVSTAVGFSGSMGTALLTSGEKGRRYALAQATIHQHPTGGGAKGYTEDVRIATHEQERLQAQLSHIMGKNTGHTLTEIDEFFRRDKFLNAIEAKEYGLVDEVLGDTSNLIKFEGKEPEFTFYGNGN from the coding sequence ATGATACACTCGCAAGTGATCCCTATGGTTATCGACCAAACCAGCCGAGGGGAAAGGTCTTATGATATTTTCAGTTTGCTCTTAAAAGAGCGCATCATCTTTTTAGGAACGGCTATTGACGACCAAGTTGCTAATTTGATAGTGGCCCAATTACTTTATCTAAATAGCCAGGACCAAAAGCGGCAAATCGATATGTATATCCATTGCCCCGGAGGGTCGGTATATGCAGGATTGGCAATCTATGATGCCATGCAGATGATTACCGCCCCAGTCTCCACTGCAGTGGGGTTTAGCGGGAGCATGGGGACAGCCTTGCTCACTTCTGGTGAAAAAGGACGCCGATATGCCTTGGCACAAGCGACCATCCATCAGCATCCTACCGGAGGAGGTGCGAAAGGGTATACTGAAGATGTTCGGATTGCCACGCACGAACAAGAAAGGCTTCAAGCTCAGCTTTCCCACATCATGGGTAAAAACACAGGTCATACTCTCACCGAAATCGACGAGTTTTTCCGAAGGGATAAGTTCTTAAATGCCATTGAAGCAAAAGAATACGGCTTGGTAGATGAAGTGTTGGGGGATACCTCCAACCTCATCAAATTTGAAGGAAAAGAACCTGAGTTTACTTTTTATGGGAATGGGAATTGA
- the tnpA gene encoding IS200/IS605 family transposase produces the protein MSRFHKLSHSIWYCKYHIVWTPKYRYRILEGAIKRAAIEHIMQYAAQKKCIIDTLNVQKDHVHLIIDIPPKYSVSDVVGILKGRTAIRLFSKFKKLKQRPYWGNRFWATGYCVDTVGLDPEKIRLYVEYQEEQEKKNES, from the coding sequence ATGAGCCGTTTTCACAAATTGTCACATTCGATCTGGTATTGCAAGTACCATATAGTTTGGACACCTAAATATAGGTATAGAATCCTCGAAGGAGCAATAAAAAGGGCAGCAATAGAGCATATAATGCAGTACGCCGCCCAAAAGAAATGTATTATCGATACGCTGAACGTCCAAAAGGACCATGTTCACTTGATTATCGATATCCCTCCCAAATATTCGGTTTCCGATGTGGTGGGGATCTTGAAGGGCCGGACAGCCATACGGTTGTTTTCAAAGTTCAAGAAGCTGAAGCAACGCCCCTATTGGGGCAACCGTTTTTGGGCAACAGGCTATTGTGTTGATACGGTAGGGCTTGACCCAGAAAAGATAAGGCTTTACGTGGAGTATCAAGAAGAACAGGAAAAAAAGAACGAGAGCTAA
- a CDS encoding M3 family metallopeptidase — MPYARQGKRSGAWATTYRSHTTFDGKTNVLASNNSNFVKPAPGEALLVSWDDATTFFHEFGHALHFFSSNVKYPTLNGGVRDYTEFQSQLLERWLSTDEVINTYLVHNETGEPMPAELVAKIKNAATFKQGFSTTEYLASALMDMKLHLADPSNIDIDAFEHETLAELNMPKELPMRHRTPQFGHVFSGEGYATAYYGYMWADVLTADAAEAFAEAPGGFYDEEMAAKLVKYLFAPRNSMDPAEAYRLFRGRDAKIEALMRDRGFPVPAE, encoded by the coding sequence TTGCCGTATGCGAGGCAAGGCAAGCGTTCGGGAGCGTGGGCAACTACCTACCGAAGCCACACTACTTTCGATGGCAAAACCAACGTACTGGCTTCTAACAACTCTAACTTTGTGAAGCCTGCTCCGGGGGAAGCCCTGCTCGTTTCTTGGGACGATGCCACTACTTTCTTCCATGAGTTTGGCCATGCGTTACACTTCTTCTCTTCCAATGTAAAATACCCGACCCTCAACGGCGGCGTGAGAGATTACACCGAATTCCAATCTCAGCTGCTAGAGCGTTGGCTCTCTACCGATGAGGTGATCAACACCTATTTGGTGCATAATGAAACGGGCGAGCCCATGCCTGCCGAATTGGTTGCTAAAATCAAAAATGCGGCTACGTTCAAGCAAGGATTCTCTACTACAGAATACTTGGCATCGGCGCTGATGGATATGAAACTCCACTTGGCTGACCCTAGCAATATTGACATTGATGCATTTGAGCATGAAACACTTGCTGAATTAAACATGCCAAAAGAATTGCCGATGCGCCACCGCACACCGCAATTTGGGCACGTATTCTCTGGCGAAGGCTATGCAACGGCTTACTACGGCTACATGTGGGCAGATGTGCTCACAGCAGATGCAGCAGAAGCTTTTGCCGAAGCACCGGGCGGTTTTTACGACGAGGAAATGGCGGCAAAACTCGTGAAGTATTTGTTCGCCCCAAGGAACTCGATGGATCCGGCTGAAGCGTATCGCCTGTTCAGAGGCCGAGATGCAAAAATTGAGGCATTGATGCGAGACAGGGGCTTCCCTGTTCCTGCGGAGTAG
- a CDS encoding SOS response-associated peptidase has product MCGRYTIAKPKKDIQDRFEVLFKEEKNYRKWNAAPQNELPVVLNQCSKEISFLKWGLVPSWAKDLGIGFKTINARIETLSKKPAFKDAYEQRRCLVIADGYYEWKLIGKEKIPYRMTLPNGELFAMAGLWEKWYKDTENVVNTFAVITRPSVGKLESIHDRMPLILEKEFEAGWLEDKLPTAGREEYLLENALEELTYYTVSKSVNSVANDDESLVKPYQHQVQGSLF; this is encoded by the coding sequence ATGTGCGGTAGATATACCATTGCAAAGCCCAAGAAAGATATTCAGGACAGGTTTGAAGTCTTGTTTAAAGAGGAAAAGAATTATAGAAAATGGAATGCCGCTCCGCAAAATGAGCTCCCCGTTGTACTCAACCAATGCAGTAAGGAAATTAGTTTTTTGAAATGGGGGCTGGTTCCTTCTTGGGCAAAAGATCTGGGTATCGGATTTAAGACGATAAATGCCCGGATAGAAACCCTGAGCAAAAAGCCTGCTTTTAAAGATGCGTATGAGCAAAGGCGCTGTTTGGTGATAGCAGATGGGTATTACGAATGGAAATTGATAGGGAAAGAGAAAATTCCTTACCGAATGACGCTACCCAACGGTGAGCTGTTTGCCATGGCAGGTCTATGGGAAAAATGGTATAAAGATACTGAAAATGTAGTAAACACCTTTGCGGTGATCACTAGACCAAGTGTAGGGAAGCTCGAGTCCATTCATGATAGGATGCCGCTAATATTGGAAAAAGAATTTGAAGCAGGTTGGCTAGAGGACAAGTTGCCAACTGCTGGTAGAGAAGAGTATTTGTTAGAGAATGCACTGGAAGAACTTACCTATTATACCGTGTCTAAATCGGTAAACTCTGTGGCAAACGATGACGAGAGTTTAGTGAAGCCTTACCAACATCAGGTTCAAGGCTCTCTGTTTTAA